Genomic DNA from Porites lutea chromosome 4, jaPorLute2.1, whole genome shotgun sequence:
CTTCGCAGGCTTGTTTAAGTGTTAGGCAGTTGCCTAGAGACCATTTCATGCTTCACGACTTTGGAAATGGAGGGAGCTCTTCTTCGAAGACATCAACGTTACCGGCCTTACCTCGTATTTCATTGTCGCGAGAAATGGACCTAACGTCTGAGGCAATAACTCATGAAGAAGGCAATCTTTGGCTTGTTCCTATTGTAAATATCGAAATTCCTCGATATCGCTTAGAAAAATGGGATGAACTTGAAAACGGAAGTCCAACTACAACAGAGGAGGATAAATTCAAAGCAGTTCAGATTAAAGGAGTAAGCTCTGAAAACAGAGCAATCGAAGACCAGCAGCCAAAATATAAAAGGAATGTCCATTTTAGTGAATTTTTACACGAAATTCATCTTTATTCTCCTATTTCAACAGCACACAGCGCGAGATCTATGGAAgatgttaaaaacataaattatgAATAGTTGTTGTCGCAAGATATGGAAATTGACTGATATAAGCCAACATTAATTTCACGTCGTTTTTTGTGTGTGCCACTTTCTCCTACGATATTTTCACTTTGTAAGACCtcaattaaatgtttgtttcacgAGGACTCTTAAGCGCTGTCAAATGATCAAAGAAATTACGTTTTTCAAGCAAACGAAActtcaaaaaatttgcatgaaaagaCACATCGGAAAATGAGTAGTCGTGTCGAAAggacattaattttattgtccAAATAAAAGGCAATAATTACAGTTATCCGAATTAAATTTAGGCCTCATGCACCTGTTAAATGCTATAAAAGAAAGGTTATACGAGATAAAACGACAAGTATTTGTCATGGCGAAAGCTCTTTTCAATTTTCTGGGTTTCgtttccaaaaaaatatatatatgtatatatctagccgattttttgaaaaccagcctaacgaaatttgcagtcatttaagtgaaaaggcgtcaaaaggcaggctTTTGGGGCCCGATAAGCTCCAAAGTCACTCAAtcaaaaggaaaggagaaagaaaaagagcgaggaggaagaaaggaggagaagaaacaaaaaaagcaatggttgcactctcaGTTTTTTTAATGGCTACTTTGAAGATAGTTtttggacgaaaaaaaaaagtaactgttggacgcaaaaggtccatttggTGGTAGCCTTTTCAAATGTCCGGCTAGatacatcctcggagacccagggtcgagagaaaaggcgggacgCACGTTTTCAAGTATGAGCGAAAGAGCACCTGGGTTAGATATTGCATATATAGGTTCTAGAAAATCATTCCTAGAACGTAAAAACCACTACACGAGCCACGAAGTTTGTAAATGTGATACTAGAAACTATCAAAGAGGTGAGTTACTGAGTGCGTGGTGGTGGAGAGAAATGAGTAGTAAAACCCCATCTTTTCCAAATTATAAACACATTGCTTAAGAAAAACGGaacgaaaaaggaaattgagagtAGGATTGGGAAACTTGGTCAGTACGATGCTGACAAAAATAATGTTTAGCAACCACATCGAGGCAAGGTAGTTTTGAGAACAATCGCAACTGTTCTTTATTTTATACCTTCTTTATCGTTATCTTCTCCGTAAAATTAACTCTTAAAAATATGCGGCTACCACCAATTACATTTATAGATTTCAATCCCCTCACTGAAATTCGCGTTTGAGACATGCGCACAAACAACAACTACTTGATTACTTGTTCTAGTTATTCGTCCTCTGACAATTGGTACTTTACCACCCGTCCCTGAGGTAGTCTAATGGCAATCTGTCGAACCGGTGTAGAGGGAGGTTGAGAGAGTCTTTCTCCGTAAGGATCTTTTCGCATTCGTTCAGTCCAGGTCTCAAGTTTGACAGTTTTTAAACCTGCAGTAACATCCAGGATATTCCTGTCAGTGCACTTTGAGTCGTTTGCACGATTTCCTCGACAAAGAGACTCTGTTTTACACCGCATGCCCCATCCATTAAAGAAACCATTTTTAGGCACCTCcactttgttcttttttttcctcgtcGATTTAGCCACGGAGCCAATCGGACGTGCTGAGAAAGCAACGCGGTTAATCTTTATGTTCGTGCAATATTGCTTTGTCCTTTGTTTCTTGTTTGAGTGTTCAAAGTCATTTGTAAAACACCGCACGCATTTGTAAGGATCAACAGTGCATGAACTTTCAGGAGCTGACTTGGAACTTTGTACGCGTCCAGTTGGAGTTCTGGAAGTTTTTACGTCTCTCGTTTTAAACTGTTTCCCTTCCTCAGTTTTAGGAGCTGCAATTTCGTATGTTGTTGACTGTAACAGCGCGCGACCCGTCCGAATGGCTTTCTTATGCTGTTTCTCTAGTTTGACACGAGCCTTTTCCTTTTCGCGAATCCTTTTCACAGTCTTGGGTTCCAGTGAAAGAAAACACTGTTCCTCAGCAGTCGTCCTTTGAGGAATAGTAATAACCCGTTCATCGCCTGCTGCTGGCTGCAGAGGTTTTGTCCGAAGAAATTGGCCGACTTTTTGTTGACTCCGTTTGTTGTTGCCAGCTTCATGTGGACTCAGCGAGGTGTGTAAGTACTTAAGCCTCCTTAATGCTTGTTCAATCGACTGCTGTTTTAGCTTTTTCTCTCCCAAACACactgccgccattttgaaaaaccATTTCAGAGTCCAAATGTCCGATAGTAAGACAAGAAATGGCTTTTATAATAGTGCCTCGAACACATTACAATTTCAAAAGCTCTCTTGTCGCGCTGTCAAATAAACTCGTCACCTTAACAAAAGAATTGTTTATTTGTTGTCATCATTGAAAAGAACTTAAGTGTATCAATATCCAATGGACTCGTTCTGAAATAATAATTAGGGGCTATAATTATTAGCACAAGAATTACTGCAATAGTTTTGTTTGTCTAACATGTCATTGTTCTGTTTACAGTTCATTCTACAAGTGAAAGTTTTTACTTGCGTCAAAGAAAAggcattatttttatttgattcaTTGTTTAAATGCTCGAATGGACTTGAATGGCATACGGCTGCAAAAACTGacatgtttttcaaaacttaaaaacaaaactttcattAATTACAGACGACTATCTCCTAACGGATACCTCTATAAGACCGTGGACACAGACGCCCAGGGCTGGCAACGTTTTTATCTAGACACAATTTATGGTGTACATTTTTCAATGCATATAGTATAGACGAGAAAAGCATGGATTTTGGTAAAATAAACCATCTAGGAAGAGATCTGGGGGTCAAGTGACTTCTTAAACTGCCGCCTAAAATAGACTTCGTTTCAGAAACTGACCACTAGAGTTAAGCGTGTTCCCAACGTTCAGAGTCTGAGAGTGGAGCCTGGGTAAAAACAGAGTGAGCAagaaaaaaacgaggggagactggGAGATGCCGCTCTTTCCAGTCTCCCCAGTTTTTTTGCTCTCGGCTCAAAAAGCCACTTTTGCATCGCCATAGTACACGTTGATTTCCACCGCCCCGCACCCCTCGTCAAAAGAAGCGTAAATATGGGTTTTCTTTCTCCTAGGACGACTGTGATACCCAGGtgaaattgaaaacatttcCTATGCAAAATTTATGCAGTAAACAAAGGGTATTGTAAGCAATGTGAAagttgttagttttttttcccGCGCTATGCCTGAACGTCTGCAACAGGCTGCTGGAGTTAGTTCCTACCGTTCGTTTTCTTTAACTCTCTACAAGACCGGCGGACACCTGTCTAAAACGGACACTTGAAAGAGACCCCAAAGGTCTCCCTCCTAGAGAGAGCTCTCTGACTGTAGTTTTATCTTGAACGATCGGGTAACCAGGCTAGCCCGTTTTCCTTGGCAAAAATCCCTTGCTTTAATCTAGCGTAGACATACTACTTGCTAACACTGTTATGTCTCAAAATGGAGACGAAACCTCCACCTCTTCTTTCAAACAGCTGTGCAGATGTAAACTTGGGTATAAAAAATCACGTTTTTTGGCCTAAAATAGGGTCAAGGATTCAGGAAGGGTGCGTTTCAACCCACCCGTTTTCCAAGGCAGGGCTTGAAATCAACACCCTCAAACTCGCAAAATGTGAGTAGTTTTCGGAAGTTGCGAGTCAAAAGAATCTCTATTTGCAAGCATTTGCGAGCTAGCGCTCCCTGGTCaaagaggtttttcttgaaattttcttCGCGTGTGAGAGAAAAGCCGCTCGACGCGGCGAGGAAGAGGAAAACCTTTGGTTACCTTGGACTTAAATATCACTTTCAGGCAAACGAGAGGGTCAGAATCTGACCCTTGGGAGCTGATTGGTTGATATTTTTACAAACACGCAAATCAATTTGATTGGTTCGAataatttgaacttccgagggAACGGCGAGGCCTTGGGACCAGGAAAGAGTTAGCGTTTCGAATTTCTACTGGTGGAATTAATCCTTAGAAGCAAAGAACTATGAAGCAATACCTCGCGAGAACAACTGCAAATGTATCATATCTAGAGTCCAACGCTATCCAATATAAAAAGACTTCTGTACTTCGTCGGTGCATAAGACGCTgtttaataaacaaacaaagtcGATTAGAAAGCGTGAAGAAAAACCAATCTCAATAGCTCCCTTTAATCCAAAATTAATTTAACTTTTCTTTGTCTAGAATGTGCCGTCGGCTGTTGATCAAAGCTCTATTGAATTATCCAATCATCTGTTTGCTTTTTAGATATCatgaattgatttttttagaCGAAAGTGTTTTCACTGAGGCCCGATTGAATACCTCCCACAAAAGTTAATTACATAGGGGATTACCGGGTTTATAGATGGTGCAGAACACTCTTAGAAACAGAATAACAGAATATACGCGCAATATCTGGACAGTAAACAAGCGCTGTGCAACTGTGAATAAATAACCGGGGTGGATTATTTTTAAAGAAGAGACTTCAGCCTTGAAGACAACACTTTTCCACAATTGGCTAGTTCTGTGAAGTAGGGCTACGACGAGTAGCTAGTAAAGAATTACGCTGGGCTAGGATTGGACAGGCAAAGTTTTGTGCGGGTATTCCAGGTCGACGAACTGGCCGCGAAATTTCAATTTAGGACAGTTAGAGTCGACTAGTTTCAAGACACGACTGACTTAGTTAAAGTAAGCAAAGTAAGGAAATCATTCTCAGGTTACATTCCTACATTTTCGAGCGGTAGTGGTCTTGTTGCAAGCTGTCTGAAAATGACCTTCTCTTCAGAGCCGATGCCTTCATCTAACGAAGTCTGTCAGAGCCGGATAGACCAAATGTCACCCTATTTTGATGTCCAAGAGTTCAAATGCACGTCCCGAAGTAGCAGCGATTCTTTTGAAGATGTCCTCCCCGCCATTGATGTGATGTCAATTTATACTCAACTTTCAACGCAGCCGAGTACATCTCGGGCTGCAAAGCGGAGAGTACATTTTACACTAATGCCTTCTGTGTTTGGGGCAGACGGGAGCTCTTCACCTCAAGTTACCAGCTGGAACTATAAACCTGTTAGGTATGTAAATAATACTGAAAACGCATCCAAGAGAAGAGGGATGgatatgaacaaaaaaaatgacagaGATGAGTGGAGTTTAGCGAGAGAGCACAGTCAGAGAGTGGGTTACTCGTCCCCAGCTTTCCGCTGCAGATCTCCTCCCTCTCGACTGCACAAGTTCAGAAATGCACAGAACAAACCTGAACAAACTTCGTCTCAAACGGGAGCTGTTTCCGAAATGACCATACAAAGAGCTATTCTCTTCCAGAGAACTCTAAACTCTAAATTTATCACGAAtgatgaaagaagaaaacacaatAACACTCCCGTCTGCGACTTGGAGCCAGAAATTCTGAAACTGCCTTTGAAAAAGCACGTTTCCATGCCGGATTTAAAGTCATTACACTCAACGCTGTACAGTGGAGGAGAAAGAAAAGACAGACAACAGTATAGTTTGAGGAAAACTTACAAGAATGTCAGCACAAGAGAGAAGACTCAAGCATTGATCGTGCCAGACCTGGAAAACAACATGACGGAAGGAAAATGTCCATTTTGTATCGCGGAAAGTCAAAGCCTCGGCAATACCAAGGACGTTATCAAGTTCAAAAAGATTGACATAAAGTTACCGTGTCTGGATACAAACCAAGACCTCTAAAGTCATCTCTGGTTTGCTATTGTTTAGTTCTTAAGCGAAGTTTTCATGCTGtgtagatttaaattaaaaaccaaaattaaattactttATTTATCTTCAGCAGTATTAATAATAGCACGAAGTTTCGTGGGGCCGAGTAAATatatgaaacaaataattcccATGAAACATAGAAAGGATAAGAATCCAACAAGGCCGCAAGCAAACACGTCGGCTGTTTTCGATTTGAACTCTTGGGACGACCGTTAACACACCCAAACTTTAACTCGGGGCCTTTTCTCTGTGGCTCTGGATTGTCCAAGTCCAACGCTCTTATACTTATTGCTCAATCATGGCAGCCTCTTTCAAGATCCACAAGGTGCGTGAGGCAGCTTGCTTCTTAGCTCTCTGTTCAAAGAACTTTTCTTAATTAACTGACAAATGCGTTGTTCTCTAATACAAAGAAAACGATGCACCGAGGACGGAGATTGTTTATAGCATGACATTTCCTTAATACATCTTGGTTATACAACACTGGGCTTTGTAAGAGCATGCGCTATATGTAAGTCAGTTTAGTTACAACTAACCTTGCCATTGGCAGCAAAGTTTAAACAACGGCTATGGTGACATTAAAGAATAATTAGGAAGTTTTGCGTCGCAGTTGTGTAATGACGTCAaaaaaaatgtaccaaaaagaaagtgtgctgcatgaGAAGAGATATTACTTTGCTTACAAACCGTTCTTTTTTAATAGCGATTTTTCTTTCTATGTTCTCGTTACCGTTAAGCGTGCAATTCACTTTACACGGAGTAAAAAAAGCCGTCTCGGCCGACAAACGAAGCTTTATCAGGATGCCCACCCCCATGAAAAGTCAATTAACTTTGGAAAGCTACCAATCACCTAATACTAATTGATATAACTCCCATTGTTCTCATAAAGAACGCTGTTTTTGAACAAGTGCAGCTTTTATAATCCATCCAGATAATTCCAATATAAGCTTCTTATTTAAACTCTCAGTAATTTCCCAGCTGGCGGTCTGCTTTTAATAAAAACGAGACAGACaagagttttcttttttaacttttatcttCTTAACAGGGTAAGATGCGACCGAGATGTTTACTTAAGCGCAATAAATGTACGTAATTAACACAACATGGGTTCATTTATTTTTAGCACAAATTCGTCTCACATCTTCGTACAATAAGTTAGTTAGCTTTGTCATGTAGATATCCACttgtatttgtatttaattttgattttaattatcCACCTCCTAAGGACTCCTTCTTAATGGAAAGCCACTCTGATCGAGTGATGTTTTTTACAGATCAAGGCCGATTTCACCAATTCTCTTTTTATATTCAAATTTTAGCCACTTTTGAAGAGTTTGGACATTCTGATCACTGTTTGTTTGCCCAGGGcaaatttccttgaagttttGACTTGGTAATTAATCAAATCGAATGCTTGATCTAATCGTTTTCCTAGACATAGCGTGCAGCCAGTTACAGGATGTTTAGGTCAGCAAAGTGCTGAGAGAGGACAATGTGCGAAATTGTACGGACaggaaaaaattattacaagCTCATAATTACGTTTTTGTCGTAGAGGCGAGGAAATCAATATTCAGTGTAATTTTGAACGAGCACACACGGTACGTCAAGCTGCTAGCTACTGCAATCAAATTAAAACTTGGGGCTATAGAAGTTCTGAGATTCGGAGCGAGAGGCAAAAAAGTTATATTGGCATGGTTAGCTGTATTTGCCCTGCTCAACTTTTGCAATgtacaaaggaaaagagagatCCAAGTCTTCGAAACTCGCAGTCGGAGCGAAGCAATCGTTGTTTGTTCAAAGAAAAAGGACGAAAGAACTAAGCAAAAGTTTGGGCGATTTATCTAACTTGAAAAGAGAAATCTACGAAAAGTTGAATGGAAAACTCACGAAGCCAAGCCCTCGTTCGCTTCGACCTCGAAGACTCGGCGAAACAAACGTTTCACTGGAAATTGATGATATAGGGACATCCTTAGCAACTAGGGATTGCTGCTGCGTTCTAAAGACAGAGATAAAACGAGAACACCTAACGTTGGAGAGTACGCCTACACCACCGCCTTCAAGAGACGAACAACGCTTACGAGATATAGCGAGAGAAAACTCAAACTCAGCGAGTTTTAACACCATGAGGCAAAAGACATTAAAAGTTAATGATATTGTACACACAGCGTCGAAACTTGAAGCAGAGTATCTTAGGAGAGCGAAATCACCTGCTTATTCAAGGAACTTTACGAAGAGGACTCTAAATGGATATCGTTGTGTTTGCGAAGGGAGCAGTTACACTGAAAGAGTAAAACCAAGTTGCAGATTTAAGAAACAAGCGCTGATTGTTAAAATTCCCGGGCTGTCCGACAACTTAAACGACTATAATTGTAAGGGAGGATGGGACACGAGATCAAATTTTTCGTATCGACATAAAAAGTAAACTTAAGGGTTTTTTTGGAATAGAGCAagtatatttattatataagcaGATAGAATTTAAGCGTACTCTGACTGCCAGTGCGCGATAAACCTCCCAATTAAGTCAACTGCACGGCGGGTAATCCGAGTTATATTCAAGGACATAAATTAAGTATATTTGTAAATTTTGCTCCAATAATCTGATAACTAATATTATCATATTTTTtggataaattttattttcagtgcCGACAATGAAAACTGATAAAAGCATAGAAAGCGTAGAAAAACCTTAAGGGACCAAGCCATcgaatttttctctttctagccacaaaaaaaaacctgaaattaCCTTCAGTATAAATGTTCTTATTCTTAGTACTAGGTACTTGTTGAGAACActgtttttataattttttttggcgtGCGTTTCTCTAAAGTCCCGGCAACTTCTTCGGGCCCGAAGCCTGatattaaaatcaaaatctagAGGGTAGAAGCGCCTGTCCTAGCtaacaaactattttttaaCGAATCGCCTGCAAagctattgaaacctcgatgtTGAGTATAAACACAGCAGACATGAAACAGCTTTCCGGGTCCGAAAAGCTTtcgggacttttgagaaacgtACGCCTGACACAAGCGACTTTCCGCTCTGCAGACCGGCACCCTCATCAGAGCTTACCCGGCTGCGGGTTTACTGCGGGCACTTTAGAAACCCCAAGGATATTTTCCGAGTGGGCAAACGAAAGTAATATATAtgcaacgacaacaacaacagcttttgAGAAACGTACGTCTGGCACAAGTGACTTTTTGCTCTGCAGGCCGGCACTCTCATCTGAGCTTACTCGGCTGTGGGTTTACCGCGAGCACTTTACAAATCCCAAGGATATTTTTCGAGTAGTCAAACGACAGTAATATGCAAATCGGCTTTCCTTTCCCATCACAGAGTGGTTCAGGGttggcttttttaaaaatacaatctTGAAAAAGTCAGGCCGGCATCGCTGAGGTGCGGCAGAGATCTACTTAAGGGTGTGTTGCATTCCCTTTCGCGAAGCTACTGGCGAAttttaaaggggttacaagaaAACGGTACACTGACGCTCAGATCTAATTTACAGAATTTGGCATTTGACTTCTCGACAACTATCAGGGAGGCATTTAGTTTTCTGTACACCTCTTCTTTTAATATCAATTCAAAAGTAATTTACACATGTATAAGTATTGTTCATATTGAAACTTGATTCTCTGAGTTAACTTTGAATTCGTAACTGACCATCTCCCGCGCGCATCAACTGCGTAGCAAAAGACAGCTGACAACGCCGAAAACAGTCGCACTCAGTTGATTTGTGAAAGGCTGTAAGGACGGAAATCTTATTATATCATGCACTTTATACTGTATATACATGCTTTCTGTGTCTGGTACAAAAGAATAGAATAACATATGAAGGCCTTTAGGACTATAAAGACCACTATAAAGTTCTTTATACAAGTCTCGCGTTTTCTTTGGAGGTTCTAGTCATTAGACAAATCCTTGTTATCAGATGAATAGAGTTCAATAACATATTTTTAGTGGTTTGAAACGGCAGTTCTACAGTATTCTTTTGGTTTTCCAAAGCATTCCATAGTATCTTTCTATGACTTACGAATTTCATAGTCCAGCCATGATAGTTTGAGCCTGCAGACTGCGTTCTTGAGTGCTTAGTGTGGACGCAGCAGCTAACAGCTCACCACACCTTCATAAAAATATACAGACAAAATTATCCATTAGTACAGGAGATATT
This window encodes:
- the LOC140936034 gene encoding uncharacterized protein; this encodes MAAVCLGEKKLKQQSIEQALRRLKYLHTSLSPHEAGNNKRSQQKVGQFLRTKPLQPAAGDERVITIPQRTTAEEQCFLSLEPKTVKRIREKEKARVKLEKQHKKAIRTGRALLQSTTYEIAAPKTEEGKQFKTRDVKTSRTPTGRVQSSKSAPESSCTVDPYKCVRCFTNDFEHSNKKQRTKQYCTNIKINRVAFSARPIGSVAKSTRKKKNKVEVPKNGFFNGWGMRCKTESLCRGNRANDSKCTDRNILDVTAGLKTVKLETWTERMRKDPYGERLSQPPSTPVRQIAIRLPQGRVVKYQLSEDE